GCAGGATCGGTATCAGCCAGGCATGCAGCACCGGCCCGGACTTGAGCGCCGAAAAGTAGATGATCGAGGCTAGCGCCACGCACCAGGTGCCCAGTGTCGAAGCCAGGGCGGGCGGGTGCATGCGCTGGAAGTAGTCCTTCAAGCGCACCAGTCCGATGGCGCCGACCAGGGCGAGCAGGCTGCCGGACACCAGCAGGATCGCCACCGGGATTTGCACCCACATCGACAATTCCCCGGTCATTCGATCACCTCGCCACGCAACAGGAACTTGGCCAGCGCGAACGAGCCGACGAAGCCGAACAGGGCGATCAACAACGCCGCCTCGAAATAGGTATCGCTGGCATAACGAATCCCCAGCACCAGCATCATCAGCATCGCGATGATGTACAGATAGTCCAGGGCCAGGACCCGATCCTGTGCCGAAGGGCCCTTGAACAGGCGCACCAGGGTCAGGACCATGGTCAGCGAGAACAGGAACAGGCTCAGCAGGATCGCGTTGGACAGCAGCGGGCTCATTCGAAAATCTCCATCAACGGGCGCTCATAGGTGGACTTGAAGTGCGCGATGAACGCCGCCTCGTCCTCCAGATCGAACACATGCATCAACAAGAGGCTGCGATCGAGCGCCAACTCCGACCAGACTGTCCCGGGAATCACCGTGGCGATCATCGCGAGTGCCGCCAGGCCGTTGGCATCGTGCAGGTCCAGCGGCACCTTGATGAACCGTGAGCGAGGCGGGCGGCGTCCCGCG
This genomic interval from Pseudomonas alvandae contains the following:
- a CDS encoding Na+/H+ antiporter subunit G, producing MTGELSMWVQIPVAILLVSGSLLALVGAIGLVRLKDYFQRMHPPALASTLGTWCVALASIIYFSALKSGPVLHAWLIPILLSITVPVTTLLLARAALFRKRMAGDDVPAEVSSRRTD
- a CDS encoding K+/H+ antiporter subunit F; this encodes MSPLLSNAILLSLFLFSLTMVLTLVRLFKGPSAQDRVLALDYLYIIAMLMMLVLGIRYASDTYFEAALLIALFGFVGSFALAKFLLRGEVIE